The following are encoded in a window of Candidatus Kapaibacterium sp. genomic DNA:
- a CDS encoding DUF6055 domain-containing protein: protein MSFLGQFIIAVLLIYPFSGVLYAQDECCSHGHYKCQTIELLKNRKAKKLHSDRLQEDFRIPMQSKFPSQAGYFVIHFDTVGVNKVDLTDMNQNGVPDYVDSVAFYFDVAYEFLVNQLGYNPPPPDSGFGGDDRYDIHIVNLVAEDYAIYGYTEAELDINPPLKHPRHTSSIYIDNDYSPFDSIKVANGNKIPAYAISGINAVKITSVHELHHAIQFGYGYPDDDGIAFMEMSSTWLESELYPELNNYLAYIGDLFKSLESFPLSEANNAQTGYRWNVFFKYLSEAYSPDLIRDFWKFILEEQAPFEALYSSIETNNLDYNDVWTDFLSWIYHTNTRSIGDTYFAEAARFPRLTINLSENMTSDIFEIVELLQPYQFMPIRVNNLSGSDKGITHFDFIIGKIQPMKVTDELSEFKLKINKNEESQIPYSIFKYKIDADKGDIISAVFVNDGARYPEESFVLPNPVDLTVDDFFIAVPLLIANNLKYNIMIYDPNYMVVVDKNIEPSRSNGYTGFRIDLADNSLASGVYLYSISGNDKSFFGKFAITKKK, encoded by the coding sequence ATGAGTTTTTTGGGGCAATTTATAATAGCCGTATTGCTTATTTACCCATTTTCGGGCGTTTTATATGCTCAAGATGAGTGCTGTTCGCACGGACATTATAAATGTCAGACTATTGAATTATTGAAAAATCGTAAAGCTAAGAAACTTCATTCGGACAGGCTTCAAGAAGATTTCAGAATTCCAATGCAAAGCAAATTCCCTTCGCAAGCGGGATATTTTGTTATTCATTTCGATACGGTCGGCGTAAACAAAGTTGATTTAACCGATATGAACCAAAACGGTGTACCGGATTATGTTGATTCGGTGGCATTTTATTTCGATGTTGCCTACGAATTTTTAGTTAATCAATTGGGCTATAATCCACCTCCGCCGGACAGCGGATTTGGTGGTGATGACCGCTATGATATTCACATAGTCAATCTTGTTGCCGAAGATTATGCAATTTACGGTTATACGGAAGCTGAATTAGACATTAATCCACCACTCAAACACCCGCGACATACTTCATCAATATATATTGATAACGATTACAGTCCATTTGATTCTATAAAAGTGGCTAATGGCAATAAAATTCCGGCTTATGCCATAAGCGGGATTAATGCCGTTAAAATCACTTCAGTACATGAATTACACCATGCAATTCAATTTGGATATGGCTATCCGGATGATGATGGCATTGCATTTATGGAGATGAGCAGCACATGGCTCGAAAGTGAACTTTACCCCGAATTGAACAACTATTTAGCTTATATTGGGGATTTGTTCAAAAGCTTAGAATCGTTTCCTCTTTCGGAAGCAAATAATGCCCAAACAGGTTATCGGTGGAATGTTTTTTTCAAATATTTATCAGAAGCATACTCACCCGACCTAATTCGGGATTTTTGGAAATTCATACTCGAAGAGCAGGCTCCTTTTGAAGCTCTTTATAGCTCCATTGAAACCAACAATCTTGATTACAATGATGTATGGACAGATTTTTTATCATGGATTTATCATACTAATACACGGTCTATCGGCGACACTTACTTTGCCGAAGCAGCAAGGTTTCCGCGGTTGACAATAAATCTAAGCGAGAACATGACTTCTGATATTTTTGAAATTGTTGAATTGCTCCAACCCTATCAATTTATGCCAATTCGAGTAAACAATTTAAGCGGTAGCGACAAAGGGATAACTCATTTTGATTTCATTATTGGCAAAATTCAGCCAATGAAAGTAACAGATGAGTTAAGTGAATTCAAACTGAAAATTAACAAAAACGAAGAAAGTCAAATTCCATACAGCATTTTCAAATACAAAATAGATGCCGATAAGGGCGATATTATAAGCGCTGTCTTTGTCAATGACGGTGCCCGCTACCCTGAGGAATCCTTTGTTTTGCCAAATCCGGTTGATTTAACAGTTGATGATTTTTTTATTGCAGTTCCACTGCTAATTGCAAATAATTTGAAATATAACATAATGATATACGACCCAAATTACATGGTTGTTGTTGATAAAAATATTGAACCAAGCCGGAGTAACGGATATACCGGGTTCCGGATTGATTTAGCTGATAATTCGTTAGCATCGGGTGTGTATCTGTATTCAATATCCGGAAATGATAAATCCTTTTTCGGCAAATTTGCTATAACTAAGAAAAAATGA
- a CDS encoding SBBP repeat-containing protein, translated as MKIITLALVILIANLYPIFGNNFSAKNLISESARKIEFIENKGQIADQHGNVNHNVLFIAEVPYGTITIRRDGISYSFVKYDEVAMSKHSERLLSRDRFDELERFDAEPIPVDIYRVDMRLKSSNFSPKIETFEMTEDYNNYYHAHCPDGITNVRKFRTVKLIDIYPDIDFVVYANNTGLVQYDFVVKPGANPDLINFAFEGATDVAITATGDLRVETPFGSIEQKAPIAYQPNNLAKYLNSRDFKSNTQSPISQYTKNSDNSISFALANYDITKALIIDPPTRLWGTYYGGFGNDEGRSIAVDVFGNVFIAGYTWSNNSIATQGSHQRTIGGSWDAFLVKFNNSGIRQWGTFYGGNNTDFGMSVATDGLGDVYLAGETLSEEAISTVGSHQSSIGLAKDAFLVKFNSSGERQWGTYYGGTGSEAVESVTTDLAGNVLLVGNTSSGDAIATDNSHQSSLGGSYNAFLVKFTNNGLRLWGTYYGGDGGDDGQDVITDISGNVYITGYTGSGIGISTYESHQSMDGGGFDAFLVKFNSNGVRQWGTYYGGRKIDVGNSVSTDISGNVYLAGKTKSPTAIATEGSHQSTLGGLYDAFLVKFNSNGVRQWGTYYGGSSDDVGTSVTIDGSGNIYLTGETRSNNTISTSGSHQSIYGGGGEHYGDAFLVKFNNNGIRQWGTYYGGSGGDGGVSVKKDDLGNIYLVGNTSSKDAIATVGSHQSIIGGERDAFLVKFSDSPNSVIEQMSPSQMKVYPNPAESLLYVDFLVPMSGAKIKLQNLLGVTVFEQELSAGAIHEKASINVENIPTGLYLLIVQSGENYYFEKVILR; from the coding sequence ATGAAGATAATAACTTTAGCTCTGGTAATTTTGATCGCGAATTTGTATCCAATATTTGGAAATAATTTTAGTGCAAAAAATCTAATTTCTGAGAGTGCTCGCAAGATTGAATTTATCGAAAATAAAGGGCAGATAGCCGACCAACACGGCAATGTCAATCACAATGTGCTATTTATTGCAGAAGTGCCTTACGGAACGATAACTATCCGTCGGGATGGTATCAGTTACTCCTTTGTCAAATATGATGAAGTTGCAATGAGCAAGCACAGCGAACGATTGCTCTCAAGAGATAGATTCGATGAGCTTGAAAGATTTGATGCTGAGCCAATCCCCGTGGATATTTACCGTGTAGATATGCGGCTCAAAAGCTCAAATTTCAGCCCGAAAATTGAAACTTTTGAAATGACCGAAGATTATAATAATTATTATCACGCTCATTGTCCGGACGGAATCACGAATGTGCGAAAATTCAGAACAGTCAAGCTTATTGATATTTATCCCGATATTGATTTCGTGGTTTATGCGAATAATACGGGTTTGGTGCAGTATGACTTTGTGGTCAAGCCCGGAGCAAATCCCGATTTGATAAATTTTGCTTTTGAAGGTGCTACAGATGTTGCAATCACAGCTACAGGCGATTTGCGCGTAGAAACCCCATTCGGCAGCATCGAACAAAAAGCTCCGATTGCATACCAACCCAATAATTTGGCAAAATACTTAAATTCGAGAGATTTTAAATCCAACACCCAAAGTCCCATTTCCCAATATACAAAAAACAGCGACAACTCAATTTCATTCGCCCTTGCAAACTACGATATTACTAAAGCCCTAATCATAGACCCACCCACACGCCTCTGGGGAACATATTATGGTGGATTCGGTAATGATGAAGGTCGTTCAATAGCTGTGGATGTGTTTGGTAATGTTTTTATTGCAGGTTATACTTGGTCGAATAACTCCATTGCAACTCAAGGGTCGCATCAAAGAACTATTGGTGGTAGTTGGGATGCCTTTCTAGTTAAGTTTAACAATAGTGGAATCCGACAATGGGGGACTTTTTATGGAGGTAATAATACAGATTTCGGCATGTCAGTAGCCACAGACGGTTTAGGCGACGTTTACCTTGCTGGGGAAACCCTTTCAGAAGAAGCCATCTCAACAGTAGGTTCGCATCAAAGCTCTATTGGTCTTGCTAAAGATGCATTTTTAGTAAAGTTTAATAGTAGTGGGGAAAGACAGTGGGGTACTTATTATGGTGGGACTGGTTCTGAGGCTGTGGAATCGGTGACAACTGATTTGGCTGGTAATGTTTTACTTGTAGGGAATACATCTTCAGGCGATGCTATAGCAACAGATAATTCTCACCAAAGCTCGCTTGGTGGTAGTTATAATGCTTTTCTTGTTAAGTTTACCAATAATGGTTTACGACTATGGGGTACTTATTATGGTGGTGATGGTGGTGATGATGGTCAAGATGTTATCACGGACATCTCAGGTAATGTTTACATTACGGGATATACAGGGTCAGGAATAGGGATATCAACTTATGAATCGCATCAAAGCATGGATGGCGGCGGCTTTGATGCCTTTTTAGTAAAGTTCAATTCAAACGGTGTTCGTCAGTGGGGTACTTATTATGGAGGCAGGAAAATTGATGTAGGCAATTCAGTCTCAACTGACATCTCAGGTAATGTTTATCTTGCTGGAAAGACAAAATCACCTACTGCGATAGCAACTGAAGGTTCGCATCAAAGTACTCTCGGTGGTTTATATGATGCGTTTTTAGTAAAATTTAATAGCAACGGAGTAAGACAATGGGGTACCTATTATGGGGGAAGTAGTGATGATGTGGGTACGTCTGTAACTATAGACGGCTCTGGGAATATTTACCTCACTGGTGAGACGCGTTCAAATAACACAATATCAACCTCTGGATCTCATCAGAGTATTTATGGAGGTGGAGGAGAACATTACGGAGATGCCTTTTTAGTAAAATTTAACAATAACGGTATTAGACAATGGGGTACTTATTATGGGGGAAGTGGTGGTGATGGTGGCGTTTCAGTAAAAAAAGACGACTTGGGTAATATTTATCTTGTCGGTAATACAAGTTCAAAAGACGCTATAGCAACAGTAGGTTCGCATCAAAGCATCATTGGTGGTGAAAGAGATGCCTTTTTAGTGAAATTTAGTGATAGCCCAAATTCTGTGATAGAGCAAATGAGCCCTTCGCAGATGAAAGTTTATCCCAATCCTGCGGAATCCTTGTTGTACGTGGATTTCTTGGTTCCCATGTCCGGAGCGAAAATTAAATTGCAAAATTTACTCGGGGTCACAGTTTTTGAGCAAGAACTAAGTGCAGGTGCAATCCACGAAAAAGCCTCAATCAACGTGGAAAATATCCCGACAGGTCTATATTTATTGATTGTCCAATCAGGCGAAAACTATTATTTTGAAAAGGTGATTTTGAGGTAG
- a CDS encoding DNA-directed RNA polymerase subunit omega → MEKYVVNPVLVRMQESEKGSIYQSIVAMGMRARQINDFIKFELNERMADIVPTQDESEGINFDQLHISREFDKFPKPTFIAMKEIFERKITYEIPEPEELKHNR, encoded by the coding sequence ATGGAAAAATATGTAGTAAACCCTGTACTTGTCAGAATGCAAGAGTCCGAGAAGGGTTCGATTTATCAGTCAATAGTAGCAATGGGTATGCGTGCACGCCAAATTAATGACTTTATCAAGTTCGAACTAAACGAAAGAATGGCAGATATTGTTCCGACTCAAGACGAATCTGAAGGAATCAACTTTGACCAACTTCATATCAGTCGCGAATTTGATAAATTCCCCAAGCCTACTTTCATCGCAATGAAAGAAATTTTCGAAAGGAAAATCACATACGAAATTCCCGAACCAGAAGAACTAAAACACAACAGATAA